The genomic interval TGACCATTTATAATGTGGTGTTGGTATGAATTAATGAATATGGTTTTTACGCTTTTCTTGTGCTCTTTTTAATTTCTGGGAAAACGTGCCCTTTTTAAACTCCTGAGTCCATCCTTTTATAATTATCCAACCACCAAAACGAAGCAAGGAATTACGCCACGGCCTATACCATTTCTTCCATCCCATTTTAATGTTGTGCAAAAAGAAGGTTATTGCTGGAAAAGAAAATATATTTAAGCCTATCATAAACATATATTTAAACTGATAAAACCTTCCCATAATGTTACGAATGGCATCTTGCATATCCTCGGCACTTAGAGGCGTATCAGGTTCAAAAAGAGGAAAATTGCCATCGTAATATTCCCAGCCGACATCTTGAGTTGAATAAATCCTGTTTTGCCTCTGTAGTCTATGCCTTAATTCTGTCCCGGGCAATGGAACTGGTAGTAAAACCTGTATACTATCAAGTTTCGATTTTTGGATAAAATACCTAAAGGCCTTTATCCTTTCTTCCATTGTTACGCCAAGATTCAGGTCTTCCTTTAATGGATATCCAAAAATAAACATACCATGCACTAAGAACCCAAACTTATGAAATATCCTTACAAGAGATATCATATCTTCGGGAGTTAAGTGTTTGTTCATTGCTTTTAATTCTTCTTTAATAGGCGATTCAAAGCCTATAGCTACTGTGCTAATGCCAGCCTGACGCATACTAGAAAGAAGCTCTGAATCCTTTGCCTTATCCAATCTTATCTGAACAGCTAAATCTAGCCTTCTGCCTATATTCTTTTGATAATCTCTAAGCATATTGCAAAATCTTATAGTCTCGTCTCGATGTTGACCAAAAAGGTCATCAACGATAAAAAAATGTCTGGCATCTTTTGTTTCCAG from Candidatus Gorgyraea atricola carries:
- a CDS encoding radical SAM protein produces the protein MLDLSKKRYRFRVIIPAYPAFNVYSHIARGTVALGPVCVASSVNEMEGWDVEVIDENNLRRYGPKNDSGGADHEFLQRQRPADVVGFYGGLTSTIPRLYQIARFYKDNGVMTIAGGQHFIEDNIKEALDSSIDYVVIGEGEETIKELLPAIKNRQDVSKVDGVAYLNNKEIVYTSKREPIIDFDKLPLPDFSLVRYAKIKLYPVERIRGCSMDCEFCTVKGKPRAASPERLIERISFLLETKDARHFFIVDDLFGQHRDETIRFCNMLRDYQKNIGRRLDLAVQIRLDKAKDSELLSSMRQAGISTVAIGFESPIKEELKAMNKHLTPEDMISLVRIFHKFGFLVHGMFIFGYPLKEDLNLGVTMEERIKAFRYFIQKSKLDSIQVLLPVPLPGTELRHRLQRQNRIYSTQDVGWEYYDGNFPLFEPDTPLSAEDMQDAIRNIMGRFYQFKYMFMIGLNIFSFPAITFFLHNIKMGWKKWYRPWRNSLLRFGGWIIIKGWTQEFKKGTFSQKLKRAQEKRKNHIH